One stretch of Niallia sp. XMNu-256 DNA includes these proteins:
- a CDS encoding sigma 54-interacting transcriptional regulator, producing MEKLIHVIDDWGFFETDANGRLIDVSPDFCENFSIDKHDLLGRSFYDVVHGLYGRRRKKVFFGVISGINCIIRVTQKGDREVYRVIVRDGDIEHYEMVSFMNTIDLQKMNKKKPHQNKYEIDEIIGNSEAMKNAKELATRIATSSSTVLLTGESGTGKELFAQAIHGMSKRKNNPFVAVNCAAIPGELFESELFGYEPGAFSGARKDGKPGKIELAMNGTLFLDEISELPYDAQGKLLRVLQEKEVERVGGTASKHIDVRIIAATNRDLGKLVEEGKFRQDLYYRLYVFDLTIPSLRERHDDILPLAYYFIDYFNDRFDLEVKYIDRKLQKWMLNYDWPGNVRELRAVIERGMNIVEDDTLSMSDLYLTSQAPNTPTHKRTVSLQSLEEEVRAAEISAIQRALQEANGDRSLAAQKLKIHIASLYRKIAKYNLK from the coding sequence ATGGAGAAATTGATTCATGTAATTGACGATTGGGGATTTTTTGAAACAGATGCCAATGGAAGGTTGATTGACGTTAGCCCAGACTTTTGCGAGAATTTTTCAATCGATAAACACGATCTTTTAGGTCGTTCTTTTTATGATGTAGTACATGGGCTGTATGGACGAAGGCGTAAGAAAGTTTTTTTTGGTGTGATCTCCGGAATCAATTGTATCATCCGAGTGACACAAAAAGGGGATCGAGAAGTATATCGAGTCATTGTTCGTGATGGCGATATCGAACATTATGAAATGGTATCTTTCATGAATACCATTGATTTACAAAAAATGAACAAAAAAAAGCCGCACCAAAATAAATATGAAATCGATGAAATCATTGGGAATAGTGAGGCCATGAAAAATGCAAAAGAATTAGCAACCCGAATCGCAACAAGTAGTTCAACTGTACTTTTGACAGGTGAAAGTGGAACAGGTAAGGAATTATTTGCTCAGGCGATTCATGGAATGAGTAAAAGGAAAAATAATCCCTTTGTCGCAGTAAACTGTGCCGCTATTCCTGGGGAATTATTTGAATCTGAGCTATTCGGCTATGAACCAGGAGCATTTAGTGGAGCCAGAAAGGACGGAAAACCTGGGAAAATTGAATTAGCCATGAATGGAACCCTTTTCTTAGATGAGATTTCAGAACTTCCATATGATGCACAAGGAAAGCTACTTCGTGTCTTGCAGGAAAAAGAGGTTGAGCGCGTCGGAGGAACAGCTAGTAAACACATTGATGTTCGTATTATCGCTGCGACAAATCGTGATTTGGGCAAACTCGTTGAAGAAGGGAAATTTAGACAGGATTTATATTATCGCCTCTATGTTTTTGATTTAACCATCCCTTCTCTTCGTGAAAGACATGACGACATTTTGCCATTAGCTTATTATTTTATCGATTATTTTAATGATCGGTTTGATCTTGAAGTGAAGTATATTGACAGAAAGCTTCAAAAGTGGATGTTGAACTATGATTGGCCTGGAAACGTCCGTGAATTAAGAGCTGTTATTGAACGGGGAATGAATATTGTCGAAGACGATACACTTTCGATGAGTGATCTTTATCTTACATCTCAGGCGCCGAATACCCCAACACACAAGAGAACCGTGTCTCTGCAAAGTTTAGAGGAAGAAGTAAGAGCGGCAGAGATCAGTGCCATTCAACGAGCTCTACAAGAGGCTAATGGGGACCGATCTTTAGCTGCTCAAAAATTAAAAATTCATATTGCAAGCTTGTATCGTAAAATAGCCAAGTACAACTTGAAATAA